Proteins from one Gemmatimonadales bacterium genomic window:
- a CDS encoding 3-keto-5-aminohexanoate cleavage protein, producing MSNYDYLWRYADAYEYLERVGKMPPVIVVCACNGGVQGKESNDHLPETADEIADSVYGAYRAGASMVHVHARSPENHTRPATTTEVWLEVNRKIRERCPDIIINNTTGGGPSMTMEERLQCLPARPEVASLNLTPDMSKFKLAARKPPLPFPREEMLYDECLPFSYKLVNQFAQEMKKWGIKPEMETYHTGGAWVIRDLIQAGVVEAPYWIQTVMGYQTSSWPTFENVVHLVREFPENTLWLTSGIGPHQLPMTTFAMLLGGHVRVGLEDNVYYRRGQKATGNAQLVERAARLAEELNRGVATPAEARRMLGLSATPSSY from the coding sequence ATGTCGAACTACGATTATCTCTGGCGCTACGCAGATGCGTACGAGTATCTCGAGCGCGTCGGAAAGATGCCGCCGGTCATCGTTGTCTGTGCCTGCAACGGTGGGGTGCAGGGTAAGGAATCCAATGATCATCTGCCCGAGACGGCCGATGAAATCGCGGACTCGGTCTATGGCGCGTACCGAGCTGGCGCGTCGATGGTCCATGTCCACGCGCGCAGTCCCGAGAACCACACCCGGCCGGCTACGACAACCGAAGTCTGGCTCGAGGTCAACCGAAAGATCCGGGAGCGGTGCCCCGACATCATCATCAACAACACGACCGGTGGCGGCCCGTCCATGACCATGGAGGAGCGGTTGCAGTGCCTGCCCGCCCGCCCGGAAGTGGCCTCGCTCAACCTGACGCCGGACATGAGCAAGTTCAAGCTTGCGGCGCGGAAGCCTCCGCTCCCGTTCCCGCGAGAGGAAATGCTCTACGACGAGTGCCTGCCGTTCAGCTACAAGCTGGTCAACCAGTTTGCGCAGGAAATGAAGAAGTGGGGCATCAAGCCGGAAATGGAGACGTACCATACCGGCGGGGCGTGGGTGATTCGGGATCTGATTCAGGCCGGGGTGGTCGAGGCGCCCTATTGGATCCAGACGGTGATGGGGTACCAGACCTCGAGCTGGCCGACCTTCGAGAACGTGGTCCATCTGGTGCGCGAGTTTCCTGAGAACACGCTCTGGCTGACCTCGGGCATCGGTCCGCATCAGCTGCCGATGACGACTTTTGCCATGCTGCTTGGTGGGCACGTACGGGTCGGGCTCGAGGACAACGTCTACTACCGTCGTGGCCAGAAGGCGACCGGCAACGCGCAGCTGGTGGAGCGCGCGGCGCGGCTGGCCGAAGAGCTCAACCGCGGTGTCGCGACGCCTGCCGAGGCACGTCGGATGCTCGGTCTCTCGGCGACGCCGTCGAGCTACTGA